A window of Ranitomeya variabilis isolate aRanVar5 chromosome 2, aRanVar5.hap1, whole genome shotgun sequence contains these coding sequences:
- the LOC143806213 gene encoding uncharacterized protein LOC143806213 isoform X1, protein MFASVYGMWSFYLLCLWLNISKAQEVIYGHEKFTEYHVGNMSLILTAPHGGSLNPSSIPSRDAGCWEKTLGKCYYRHSCPSGTVRDNVNCKVKIMADLYTQEMVLALAKEICLLTSGRCPHIVINNLARSKLDANREKDEAAFGVREAEQAWEEFMGFIHMAKSNMWSGLLLDFHGQSHPEQWIELGYLISKASLNYGNFSSFDSSIYSLAERQINMTFQSLLRGNQSLGKLIEDGNIKYVTVPSPSNPKPKSGNYYSGGYIVKTHGSQMTGEVDAIQIELPKWVRKGRERPKFAAVLARAIIHYYEYSVGH, encoded by the exons ATGTTTGCGTCTGTGTACGG AATGTGGTCATTTTACCTGCTCTGCTTATGGCTGAATATAAGTAAAGCTCAAGAGGTGATTTATGGTCACGAGAAGTTCACTGAATATCATGTTGGGAACATGAGTTTGATTCTGACGGCTCCTCACGGAGGATCATTAAATCCTTCTTCAATACCTTCTCGAGATGCCGGATGCTGGGAAAAGACTTTAGGAAAGTGTTACTATAGACATTCATGTCCCTCGGGAACCGTGAGGGACAACGTTAATTGTAAGGTTAAGATCATGGCAGATCTCTATACCCAAGAAATGGTATTGGCTTTGGCCAAAGAGATCTGCCTTCTGACATCAGGACGCTGCCCTCATATTGTCATTAACAACCTCGCAAGGTCCAAGTTGGATGCTAATCGGGAGAAGGACGAGGCCGCCTTTGGTGTTCGCGAAGCAGAACAGGCTTGGGAAGAATTTATGGGTTTTATCCACATGGCCAAGTCTAATATGTGGAGTGGTTTACTCCTCGATTTTCATGGTCAATCCCATCCGGAACAGTGGATCGAACTTGGCTATCTCATTTCCAAAGCCAGTTTAAATTATGGGAACTTTTCATCATTTGATTCCTCCATTTACTCTTTGGCTGAAAGACAAATAAATATGACATTTCAGAGTTTACTTAGAGGCAACCAGAGTTTGGGAAAACTGATTGAAGACGGGAACATTAAATATGTAACTGTTCCATCTCCATCAAACCCCAAACCAAAAAGTGGTAATTATTACTCCGGAGGATACATTGTCAAAACTCATGGCTCTCAGATGACTGGAGAGGTTGATGCTATTCAGATTGAGCTGCCCAAATGGGTTCGGAAAGGTAGGGAGCGCCCAAAATTTGCAGCTGTGCTGGCCAGAGCCATTATACATTACTATGAATATAGCGttgggcattaa
- the LOC143806213 gene encoding uncharacterized protein LOC143806213 isoform X2, whose product MLWTVFLLTLWLNKSNAQEVIYGTNKYIEYQVGNMSLILTAPHGGSLTPSSIPSRDAGCYEKATGKCYYTHSCPAGAVTDSANCKVTTVKDLYTQEMALAVAKEICRLTSGYCPHIVINNLSRSKLDPNRNKDEAAFGVPDADKAWDEFMDFIRAAKSRMSQGLVIDIHGQSHAEQWIELGYLISKTNLDSGKFSASDTSIYALSKRRLDTSFEELLRGRQSLGMLIEEENVNYVCVPSPSNPGPNGGNYFSGGYITSTYGSKTSGEVDAIQIELPKWIRESAERPKFAAVLAKALLNYYEFSFEKI is encoded by the coding sequence ATGTTGTGGACGGTCTTTCTTCTGACCCTGTGGCTCAATAAAAGCAATGCTCAAGAGGTCATTTATGGCACCAACAAGTATATTGAATACCAGGTTGGTAACATGAGTTTAATCTTGACGGCTCCTCATGGTGGATCACTAACACCATCTTCAATACCTTCGCGAGATGCAGGTTGCTATGAAAAAGCTACTGGAAAGTGCTACTACACGCATTCCTGCCCCGCGGGGGCAGTGACGGACTCTGCTAATTGTAAGGTTACAACAGTGAAGGATCTATACACTCAGGAAATGGCATTAGCCGTGGCCAAAGAGATATGTCGCCTAACGTCCGGGTACTGTCCTCATATTGTCATCAACAATTTGTCAAGGTCTAAGTTGGATCCTAATCGAAACAAGGATGAAGCGGCCTTTGGTGTCCCGGACGCCGATAAAGCTTGGGATGAGTTTATGGATTTTATCCGTGCTGCCAAGTCTCGTATGTCACAAGGTTTAGTCATCGACATTCATGGTCAGTCCCATGCCGAGCAATGGATTGAACTTGGCTATCTCATTTCCAAAACAAATTTAGATTCTGGTAAATTTTCAGCTTCCGACACTTCCATTTATGCCTTGTCAAAAAGACGTCTGGATACATCTTTTGAAGAATTGCTTCGCGGAAGGCAAAGTTTGGGAATGCTTATCGAGGAGGAGAACGTTAATTATGTCTGTGTTCCTTCACCATCAAATCCAGGACCCAATGGTGGTAATTACTTCTCAGGAGGATATATTACCAGCACTTATGGTTCGAAAACATCAGGAGAAGTTGACGCAATTCAAATCGAGCTGCCCAAGTGGATTCGGGAAAGTGCCGAACGGCCCAAATTTGCCGCTGTGTTGGCAAAAGCCCTCCTGAATTACTATGAGTTCAGTTTTGAGAAAATATAA